A genomic stretch from Asterias rubens chromosome 19, eAstRub1.3, whole genome shotgun sequence includes:
- the LOC117302980 gene encoding microsomal glutathione S-transferase 1-like, producing MAASLFSLDNHVFRLYTTYAAAVTLKMMCLSLRVGYLRVTRKVFMNKEDAHGKPYVKQDDDVDRALRCHRNDLENIVPFLILGLMYVTTGPSVFAATWHFRVFVASRLFHTVAYLTPLPQPCRALSFAIGLVANISMGVQVLMNGMV from the exons ATGGCGGCCTCTCTGTTTAGCTTAGACAATCACGTTTTCCGGTTGTACACAACCTATGCAGCTGCTGTTACTTTGAAGATGATGTGTCTCTCGTTGCGTGTAGGTTATCTGAGAGTTACAAGAAAG gtatttatgaataaggaGGATGCTCATGGCAAACCTTATGTGAAGCAGGATGACGATGTGGACCGAGCTTTAAG ATGTCATCGAAACGACCTGGAGAACATCGTCCCCTTCCTGATTCTGGGTCTGATGTACGTCACTACTGGCCCTAGTGTCTTCGCCGCCACGTGGCACTTTCGTGTCTTCGTAGCTTCTAGACTCTTCCACACCGTGGCCTATCTCACGCCTCTACCACAACCCTGCCGGGCTCTCTCCTTTGCCATCGGGCTCGTGGCCAACATTTCCATGGGGGTTCAGGTCCTCATGAACGGCATGGTTTAG